A region of Numida meleagris isolate 19003 breed g44 Domestic line chromosome 26, NumMel1.0, whole genome shotgun sequence DNA encodes the following proteins:
- the KAT7 gene encoding histone acetyltransferase KAT7 — protein sequence MPRRKRNAGSSSDGTEDSDFSTDPEHTDSSESDATSRRSARVTRSSARLSQSSQDSSPVRNPPSFGAEEPVYSTRRVTRSQQQPAPVTPKKYPLRQTRSSGSETEQVVDFSDRDTKNAADHDESPPRTPTGNAPSSESDIDISSPNVSHDESIAKDMSMKDSGSDLSHRPKRRRFHESYNFNMKCPTPGCNSLGHLTGKHERHFSISGCPLYHNLSADECKVRAQSRDKQIEERMLAHRQDDNNRHATRHQAPTERQLRYKEKVAELRKKRNSGLSKEQKEKYMEHRQTYGNTREPLLENLTSEYDLELFRRAQARASEDLEKLRLQGQITEGSNMIKTIAFGRYELDTWYHSPYPEEYARLGRLYMCEFCLKYMKSQTILRRHMAKCVWKHPPGDEIYRKGSISVFEVDGKKNKIYCQNLCLLAKLFLDHKTLYYDVEPFLFYVMTEADNTGCHLIGYFSKEKNSFLNYNVSCILTMPQYMRQGYGKMLIDFSYLLSKVEEKVGSPERPLSDLGLISYRSYWKEVLLRYLHNFQGKEISIKEISQETAVNPVDIVSTLQALQMLKYWKGKHLVLKRQDLIDEWIAKEAKRSNSNKIMDPSCLKWTPPKGT from the exons ATGCCGCGAAGGAag AGGAATGCGGGCAGTAGCTCAGATGGAACGGAAGACTCCGATTTCTCCACTGATCCGGAGCACACGGACAGCTCTGAAAGCGATGCCACGTCGCGGCGATCCGCCCGTGTGACCCGCTCCTCGGCCAGGCTCAGTCAGAGCTCCCAAG ATTCCAGCCCTGTTCGCAATCCGCCATCATTTGGAGCAGAAGAACCTGTCTATTCCACGAGGAGGGTGAcccgcagccagcagcagcctgccccTGTGACTCCGAAGAAATACCCACTGCGGCAGACCCGCTCGTCTGGATCGGAAACGGAGCAAGTGGTTGACTTCTCTGACAGAG ACACTAAAAATGCAGCGGATCACGATGAGTCTCCACCTCGTACCCCCACCGGGAATGCCCCTTCCTCAGAGTCTGATATTGATATCTCCAGTCCAAATGTATCCCATGATGAGAGCATTGCCAAGGACATGTCCATGAAGGATTCTGGAAGTGACCTGTCTCACCGCCCTAAGCGCCGCCGCTTCCATGAAAGCTACAATTTCAACATGAAATGTCCCACTCCTGGTTGTAACTCTTTAG GACACCTAACTGGAAAACATGAGCGACACTTCTCCATATCAGGATGCCCACTGTATCACAATCTGTCAGCAGATGAGTGCAAG GTGCGAGCACAAAGCCGGGACAAGCAGATTGAGGAGAGAATGTTGGCCCATCGGCAGGATGACAACAACAGGCATGCCACCAGGCACCAG gCACCAACAGAGAGACAGCTTCGATACAAAGAGAAAGTAGCTGAGCTCAGGAAGAAGAGGAACTCTGGACTAAGCaaggagcaaaaagaaaaatacatg GAACACAGGCAAACCTATGGCAATACTAGGGAACCTCTCCTTGAGAACCTGACTAGCGAGTATGACCTTGAGCTTTTCCGAAGAGCACAAGCACGGGCATCTGAGGATCTG GAAAAGTTACGGCTCCAGGGCCAGATCACAGAAGGCAGCAATATGATTAAAACCATCGCCTTTGGCCGCTATGAGCTGGATACCTGGTATCATTCTCCCTACCCAGAGGAGTACGCTCGTCTGGGACGTCTCTACATGTGTGAGTTCTGTCTCAAATACATGAAGAGCCAGACAATACTGCGCAGACACATG GCAAAATGTGTTTGGAAACATCCACCGGGTGATGAAATCTACCGCAAAGGCtccatttcagtttttgaagTCGACGGGAAAAAGAACAAG ATCTACTGTCAAAACCTATGTCTGCTGGCAAAGCTTTTCTTGGACCATAAAACATTGTATTATGACGTTGAACCCTTCCTGTTCTATGTCATGACAGAAGCTGACAACACTGGCTGCCACCTGATAGGATATTTCTCTAAG GAGAAGAATTCTTTTCTCAACTACAATGTCTCTTGTATCCTGACCATGCCCCAGTACATGAGGCAAGGCTACGGCAAAATGCTCATTGACTTCA GCTATTTGCTTTCtaaagtagaagaaaaagttGGCTCTCCAGAGCGTCCTCTGTCTGATTTGGGTCTCATCAGCTACCGGAGCTACTGGAAGGAAGTTCTGCTTCGTTACCTGCATAATTTCCAAGGAAAAGAGATCTCTATAAAAG AAATCAGCCAGGAGACTGCAGTAAACCCCGTCGACATTGTTAGTACGTTGCAGGCACTGCAGATGCTGAAGTACTGGAAGGGAAAACACTTGGTCCTAAAAAGACAG GATCTGATTGATGAATGGATAGCCAAAGAGGCAAAAAGATCCAACAGCAATAAGATAATGGATCCCAGCTGTTTGAAATGGACCCCTCCTAAGGGAACTTAA